The nucleotide sequence CGGCCATTGCTTCGATGGGTCGGATCAGAAGGTGGTCTTCGTCTCGCACGTCAAGACCGCGCGCGCCGGTGGCCGTGGAAATCACCGGAATCCCAGCGGCAAAGTAATCTAACATTTTGAGATTGGTTCCCGATCCGGCTAGCATGGGATTCAAGGCGATATCCGCTAACCCAGGATGATCTTGGCTGGTTTCGGTGATTTGCCCAACAACCACATTTTCCGGCTTGAGCATGGGATCGAAAGCATAAACCGACGTTACCGACGATCAGAAATATGATTTTGGCAATGTCGCGGCAATTTTAAAAATCTCGCCGACGGCTTCGATGTTGGGATGATGTCCGCTGCCCATGAACAAAACGAACTGCTGCTTGCCGCCACCCAAGCGTTGTTTAAAACGCTGTCTGGCTATCCCATCGGCATACTGAATTTCGTCACAGTTGGTGCCGTTCGAGTCACGAT is from Candidatus Competibacteraceae bacterium and encodes:
- a CDS encoding glycosyltransferase; its protein translation is MLKPENVVVGQITETSQDHPGLADIALNPMLAGSGTNLKMLDYFAAGIPVISTATGARGLDVRDEDHLLIRPIEAMAATIESCLSQPEHMARITQTARKHVEEHFDWRAIAEKVMLSIKNAPRPSSSQATRQTLRRARSHLQSLKRP